Proteins from a genomic interval of Beijerinckia indica subsp. indica ATCC 9039:
- the murG gene encoding undecaprenyldiphospho-muramoylpentapeptide beta-N-acetylglucosaminyltransferase → MSDLHPILVAAGGTGGHLFPAEALSRVLIKRGFPVELITDERATKYGSEFPARATHVVASATPSQGSPLHRLLALGALARGTWEAVRLLKRIRPSVLVGFGGYPTVPPVLAASWLGVPSILHEQNAVMGRANRFLAGRVNAVAKGFEGLGGIDPGIAAKTVLTGNPVRPAVLAAAQQPYLEDVDGRLRLLVTGGSQGARIMSDVVPKAIELVPEAIRARFIIVQQARPEDEARVRAIYANLGVEATIQSFFTDLPSRIAEANLVIGRAGASTVSELAVIGRPSILVPFPHALDQDQAANAAHLSATGAALVVPQTEFTPDWLASRLVEIDADRPALAKKAYAARKAGLPDAAERLADLVIRFASGEKTIHAGDNR, encoded by the coding sequence GGCTTTCCGGTCGAACTCATCACCGATGAACGGGCCACCAAATATGGCTCGGAATTTCCGGCGCGCGCGACCCATGTGGTCGCCTCGGCGACGCCGAGCCAGGGATCGCCGCTGCATCGCTTGCTGGCCCTGGGGGCGCTCGCGCGTGGCACATGGGAGGCGGTCAGGCTCCTTAAACGCATTCGCCCAAGCGTGCTCGTGGGGTTCGGCGGCTATCCGACGGTGCCGCCGGTGCTCGCCGCAAGCTGGCTCGGCGTGCCCTCGATCCTGCACGAGCAGAATGCGGTCATGGGCCGCGCCAATCGCTTTCTGGCTGGCCGCGTCAATGCCGTCGCCAAGGGGTTCGAAGGGCTGGGTGGCATCGATCCGGGGATCGCGGCGAAAACGGTGCTGACGGGTAATCCCGTGCGTCCGGCCGTACTCGCGGCGGCGCAGCAACCCTATCTCGAGGATGTCGATGGCCGTTTGCGGCTTCTGGTGACGGGCGGTTCGCAAGGCGCGCGCATCATGTCGGATGTCGTGCCGAAGGCAATCGAACTCGTGCCCGAGGCGATCCGCGCGCGTTTCATCATCGTCCAGCAGGCCCGCCCCGAGGATGAAGCGCGTGTGCGCGCCATTTACGCCAATCTCGGTGTTGAGGCGACGATCCAATCCTTCTTCACCGATCTGCCGTCGCGGATCGCCGAGGCCAATCTCGTCATTGGCCGGGCTGGTGCCTCGACTGTCTCCGAACTCGCCGTTATCGGACGCCCGTCCATTCTCGTGCCGTTTCCGCATGCGCTCGATCAGGATCAGGCGGCCAATGCGGCGCATCTTTCCGCGACGGGCGCGGCGCTCGTGGTCCCCCAGACGGAATTTACCCCGGATTGGCTGGCGAGCCGGCTCGTCGAGATCGATGCAGACCGGCCGGCTCTCGCCAAGAAAGCCTATGCGGCCCGCAAGGCGGGGCTTCCCGATGCCGCCGAAAGGCTGGCTGATCTCGTTATCCGGTTTGCCTCAGGCGAAAAAACGATTCATGCAGGAGACAATCGATGA
- the murC gene encoding UDP-N-acetylmuramate--L-alanine ligase, with amino-acid sequence MKLPRELGPIHFVGIGGIGMSGIAEVLLNLGYHVQGSDAAENANVLRLRTKGATIAIGHKPENLGDAAVVVVSTAIKRDNPELVHARELRLPVVRRAEMLAELMRLKQCVAVAGTHGKTTTTSLVATLLDAGKFDPTVINGGIINAYGTNARLGAGDWMVVEADESDGTFLKLPADIAIVTNIDPEHLDHFKTFDAIKQAFRAFIENIPFYGFAVMCLDHPVVQELVGTIEDRRIITYGENPQADMRLVDVNLDGGMSRFNVVVRDRKAGQGKRFEERRVEDLLMPMPGLHNALNATAALSVALQLGMSDDAIRSALRGFGGVKRRFTRTGEWNGAQIFDDYGHHPVEIAAVLRAARASTKGQVIAVVQPHRYTRLHSLFNEFASCFNDADVVIVADVYAAGEPPIDGADKEHLMRALKAFGHRQAMVLRAPEDLPALIRSLAHPGDYVVCLGAGNITQWAYALPGQLAAPVSKAS; translated from the coding sequence ATGAAATTGCCGCGCGAACTCGGCCCCATCCATTTCGTCGGGATTGGCGGCATCGGCATGTCCGGCATTGCCGAGGTCCTGCTCAATCTTGGTTATCACGTCCAGGGATCCGACGCGGCGGAAAACGCCAATGTGTTGCGGCTGCGCACCAAAGGCGCGACGATCGCCATCGGCCATAAGCCTGAAAATCTGGGCGATGCGGCCGTGGTCGTGGTCTCGACCGCGATCAAGCGCGACAATCCGGAACTGGTCCATGCGCGTGAATTGCGTCTGCCGGTCGTGCGCCGCGCCGAAATGCTGGCCGAATTGATGCGGCTGAAACAATGTGTCGCGGTTGCCGGCACCCATGGCAAAACGACGACGACCTCGCTGGTCGCCACTTTGCTCGATGCGGGCAAATTCGATCCAACCGTTATCAATGGCGGGATTATCAATGCCTATGGCACCAATGCGCGGCTGGGCGCGGGCGACTGGATGGTGGTCGAGGCCGATGAAAGCGACGGTACGTTCCTGAAACTGCCGGCCGATATTGCCATTGTCACGAATATCGATCCTGAACATCTCGATCATTTCAAGACTTTCGACGCCATCAAACAGGCGTTTCGCGCCTTTATTGAAAATATTCCCTTCTATGGTTTCGCGGTCATGTGCCTCGATCATCCGGTGGTGCAGGAACTGGTCGGCACGATCGAGGATCGCCGGATCATCACCTATGGCGAGAATCCGCAGGCAGACATGCGCCTCGTCGATGTCAATCTCGATGGCGGCATGTCACGTTTCAATGTCGTCGTGCGCGATCGCAAGGCGGGGCAGGGGAAGCGCTTCGAGGAACGGCGTGTCGAGGATCTGCTCATGCCCATGCCGGGGCTGCATAATGCCTTGAATGCGACGGCGGCTTTGAGTGTCGCCTTGCAGCTGGGCATGAGCGATGATGCGATCCGTTCGGCTTTGCGTGGTTTTGGGGGCGTCAAGCGCCGCTTCACCCGCACCGGCGAATGGAATGGCGCGCAAATCTTCGATGATTACGGGCATCATCCGGTGGAAATCGCGGCCGTTCTGCGCGCGGCGCGCGCCTCGACCAAAGGCCAGGTGATCGCCGTCGTGCAACCACATCGCTATACGCGCCTGCATTCCTTGTTCAATGAATTTGCAAGCTGCTTCAATGATGCCGACGTGGTGATCGTCGCCGATGTGTATGCGGCGGGCGAACCGCCAATCGACGGCGCCGACAAGGAGCATTTGATGCGCGCCTTGAAAGCCTTCGGCCATCGCCAGGCCATGGTTCTCCGCGCACCGGAAGATCTCCCAGCACTCATCCGCAGCCTCGCGCATCCCGGTGACTATGTCGTGTGTTTAGGGGCCGGCAATATTACGCAATGGGCCTATGCGCTTCCTGGTCAGCTTGCCGCGCCTGTCAGCAAGGCCTCCTGA
- the murB gene encoding UDP-N-acetylmuramate dehydrogenase: MFADLIPRLRDAMPELRGELQTNVPLAPWTWFKTGGPAQCVYVAPDVEDLAYFLGNLDPDISIFVLGLGSNILVRDGGIEGVVISFGPSFHKIVIEGDTISAGAAVADVKLASAAAMAGLGGFAFLRGIPGTIGGALRMNAGAFGGTIADILVSCEGLDRRGALHHFTPEEMGFSYRHCAVEGIIFTQGLFAGWPENPEKIREDMGKIAQERAKTQPVNTRTGGSTFKNPNGAKAWELIDRAGCRGLTLGDAQVSELHCNFLVNRGKASAADIENLGEMVRQKVLAETGVELEWEILRVGRPPVAHKTSR, translated from the coding sequence ATGTTTGCCGATCTCATTCCGCGTCTGAGGGACGCCATGCCGGAATTGCGCGGTGAATTGCAGACCAATGTGCCGCTTGCGCCCTGGACATGGTTCAAAACCGGCGGGCCGGCGCAATGTGTCTATGTCGCGCCGGATGTCGAGGATCTCGCTTATTTCCTCGGCAATCTCGACCCGGATATTTCAATCTTCGTCTTAGGGCTCGGCTCGAATATTCTTGTGCGCGATGGCGGCATTGAAGGTGTCGTCATCAGTTTCGGTCCGTCTTTCCACAAAATCGTGATTGAAGGCGATACGATCAGCGCCGGTGCCGCTGTTGCTGATGTGAAACTTGCCAGCGCCGCCGCCATGGCGGGTCTCGGCGGTTTCGCTTTTTTGCGTGGCATTCCGGGTACGATCGGCGGTGCCTTGCGCATGAATGCAGGGGCTTTTGGTGGGACGATCGCTGATATTCTCGTCTCTTGCGAAGGCCTCGACCGGCGTGGCGCCTTGCACCATTTCACGCCGGAGGAAATGGGCTTTTCCTACCGCCATTGCGCCGTGGAAGGCATTATTTTCACGCAAGGACTGTTTGCGGGCTGGCCGGAAAATCCCGAAAAGATCCGCGAGGATATGGGAAAGATCGCGCAGGAGCGCGCCAAGACGCAGCCGGTCAATACGCGGACCGGCGGTTCGACCTTCAAGAATCCCAATGGTGCGAAAGCCTGGGAATTGATTGATCGCGCCGGCTGCCGTGGCCTGACGCTAGGTGATGCGCAAGTCTCTGAGCTGCATTGTAATTTTCTCGTCAATCGCGGCAAGGCGAGCGCCGCGGATATCGAAAATCTTGGTGAGATGGTGCGCCAGAAGGTGCTGGCCGAAACGGGTGTGGAACTCGAATGGGAAATCCTGCGGGTTGGTCGGCCGCCCGTTGCTCATAAAACTTCACGCTGA
- a CDS encoding D-alanine--D-alanine ligase, whose translation MAKHVAVLMGGLSAEREVSLCSGAACAEALRGEGFEVTEVDVDRQIGERLAALRPDVAFNALHGRFGEDGIIQGVLEMLAIPYTHSGVLASALAMRKDRARDVLAAAGVPIAKGVTVDRLEAAQRHILPPPYVIKPLGEGSSFGVFIVREDQAYPPQELTRSDWAFGNRVLVESYIGGRELTCAVIGEKAHDVIEIKAVGGGWYDYDAKYRKGGSIHILPAELKRNIYQNVQLLSLKAHKALGCRGVSRTDFRYDDRPEGTGELIVLEVNTQPGMTETSLLPEIAAYAGLSFGELVRWMVDDASCDR comes from the coding sequence GTGGCGAAACATGTGGCCGTGCTGATGGGCGGTCTTTCGGCCGAGCGCGAGGTCTCGCTGTGCTCGGGGGCGGCTTGTGCTGAGGCTCTGCGCGGCGAGGGGTTCGAGGTCACGGAAGTGGATGTCGATCGCCAGATCGGCGAAAGGCTCGCGGCCTTGCGGCCTGATGTCGCTTTCAATGCTTTGCATGGCCGATTCGGCGAGGATGGCATCATCCAGGGCGTTCTGGAAATGCTGGCCATTCCCTATACGCATTCGGGCGTTCTCGCCTCGGCGCTCGCCATGCGCAAGGACCGTGCGCGCGACGTTCTGGCCGCTGCGGGTGTCCCGATTGCCAAGGGCGTCACGGTTGACCGGCTGGAGGCGGCGCAACGCCATATTTTGCCACCGCCTTACGTGATCAAGCCGCTCGGCGAAGGCTCTTCCTTCGGCGTGTTCATCGTGCGGGAGGATCAGGCCTATCCGCCACAAGAGTTAACGCGTTCCGACTGGGCTTTCGGTAACCGTGTTCTGGTTGAATCCTATATAGGAGGGCGCGAGCTGACCTGTGCCGTCATCGGCGAAAAAGCTCATGATGTCATAGAGATAAAGGCCGTTGGCGGCGGCTGGTACGATTATGACGCCAAATATCGAAAAGGTGGATCTATCCACATCCTTCCTGCCGAACTTAAACGAAATATTTACCAAAATGTTCAACTCTTATCGCTCAAGGCACATAAGGCCCTCGGCTGCCGTGGCGTGAGCCGGACTGATTTCCGTTACGACGACCGTCCCGAAGGGACGGGCGAATTGATCGTCCTGGAAGTCAACACTCAGCCCGGCATGACGGAGACCTCCTTGCTGCCAGAAATTGCGGCCTATGCCGGTCTCTCGTTTGGTGAGCTTGTTCGATGGATGGTGGACGACGCCTCCTGCGATCGTTGA
- a CDS encoding cell division protein FtsQ/DivIB, with protein MSMILALSFLGAVGLYGAIKGGEYAAFVAEYGEPQDLAAKAMGFGIKAVTIAGTRELSEDEILAQAGIGTRNSLLFLDVAAVRANLLNLALVKSVSVSKLFPNRLLIEVEERQPFALWQKDGKVQVVARDGKSIDWLRDDRFLRLPLVTGDGANNKLDEYLGLLDAAGDLREQIRAGIYVANRRWTLSMRNGVEVLLPEDDPKAAVAALVTLQRQSHVLDKDVISLDFRQPGRMVAHLSAEAAAERAEMLAHKTAKKKGG; from the coding sequence ATGAGCATGATCTTGGCCCTCTCCTTTCTGGGCGCGGTCGGTCTTTATGGCGCGATCAAGGGTGGCGAATATGCCGCTTTCGTTGCTGAATATGGCGAGCCTCAGGATCTTGCCGCCAAGGCGATGGGGTTCGGCATCAAAGCGGTGACCATCGCGGGCACCCGGGAATTAAGCGAAGACGAGATTCTCGCCCAGGCCGGGATTGGTACGCGCAATTCCCTGTTGTTTCTGGATGTCGCGGCCGTCCGCGCGAATCTGTTGAATCTTGCTCTCGTCAAGAGCGTCAGCGTCAGCAAACTGTTTCCCAACCGGCTCCTGATCGAGGTCGAGGAACGCCAGCCTTTCGCGCTCTGGCAGAAGGATGGGAAGGTGCAGGTCGTCGCGCGCGATGGCAAATCGATCGATTGGCTGCGCGATGATCGTTTTCTTCGTCTGCCCTTGGTGACCGGCGACGGGGCGAATAATAAGCTCGACGAATATCTTGGCCTTCTCGATGCGGCGGGCGATCTGCGCGAGCAGATACGCGCGGGCATTTACGTTGCCAACCGGCGTTGGACGTTGTCGATGCGCAATGGCGTGGAAGTGCTGTTGCCGGAAGACGACCCCAAGGCGGCTGTCGCCGCGCTCGTGACCCTGCAGCGCCAGTCGCATGTGCTCGACAAGGACGTGATCTCACTCGATTTCCGCCAGCCCGGACGCATGGTCGCGCATCTTTCCGCCGAAGCCGCCGCCGAACGCGCTGAAATGCTGGCGCATAAAACCGCCAAGAAGAAGGGGGGCTAG
- the ftsA gene encoding cell division protein FtsA yields MNPPTLAPRLRPLPSRKSTILSVLDIGTSKIVSLIARLNPTEASETLRGRTHRCRILGIGHQRSRGMKGGTVVDMLEAESAIRLAVDAAERMAGVQVESVIINVTGGRLASQLFDAKVGIVSRAVGENDVHRVLEACAHRGAQQGRAVLHALPMGFSLGETRSIRDPRGMIGDELGAAMHVLSCDAAAARNLMLAVERCHLSVDAMVATPYASGLSALVDDEAELGTAVIDMGGGTTSIGLFSGGSLVHVDAFAVGGHHVTMDVARGLNMRLADAERLKTLHGACLAASSDERDMIGVTQADDDGDHATHVPKSHLVRIIKPRIEEILELVRDRLHAAGFPAHAGRRLVLTGGACQLTGLPEMTKRIVSGQVRIGRPLGVQGLPDVAKSPAFSASVGLMIYPQVSGIEHFRPGVGHAPTDAGSDRYMRRVGRWLRNSF; encoded by the coding sequence ATGAATCCTCCCACGCTCGCTCCTCGCCTCCGTCCTTTGCCGAGCCGCAAGAGCACGATTCTGTCTGTGCTCGATATTGGCACGTCCAAGATTGTCAGCCTGATCGCCAGGCTCAACCCTACCGAAGCCTCCGAGACCTTGCGGGGGCGCACGCATCGCTGTCGCATTCTCGGCATCGGCCATCAGCGTTCGCGCGGGATGAAGGGTGGCACTGTTGTCGACATGCTGGAAGCCGAGAGCGCGATCCGGCTTGCTGTTGACGCAGCCGAACGCATGGCCGGCGTGCAGGTCGAAAGCGTCATCATCAATGTGACGGGCGGCCGGCTCGCCTCGCAATTGTTCGACGCCAAGGTGGGTATTGTCTCCCGCGCGGTCGGCGAAAACGATGTGCATCGCGTGCTTGAGGCCTGCGCGCATCGCGGCGCCCAGCAGGGGCGAGCAGTGCTGCATGCCTTGCCCATGGGGTTTTCTCTCGGCGAGACACGGTCGATCCGCGATCCGCGCGGCATGATCGGCGATGAACTCGGCGCGGCCATGCATGTCCTGAGCTGCGATGCCGCTGCTGCCCGCAATCTGATGCTGGCGGTCGAGCGTTGTCATCTCAGCGTCGATGCCATGGTCGCCACCCCTTATGCGAGCGGTCTCTCGGCTCTAGTTGATGATGAAGCCGAACTCGGCACGGCGGTCATCGATATGGGGGGCGGCACGACCTCGATCGGCCTCTTTTCCGGCGGCTCGCTCGTGCATGTCGATGCTTTCGCGGTTGGTGGCCATCATGTCACCATGGATGTCGCGCGCGGCCTCAACATGCGCCTTGCCGATGCCGAACGGCTTAAAACTCTGCATGGCGCTTGTCTCGCCGCGAGCTCCGATGAGCGCGACATGATTGGTGTGACGCAGGCCGATGATGATGGTGATCACGCGACGCATGTGCCGAAATCGCATCTCGTGCGGATTATCAAGCCGAGGATCGAGGAAATTCTGGAACTGGTCCGCGATCGTCTGCATGCCGCCGGGTTTCCGGCCCATGCCGGCCGCAGGCTGGTGCTCACCGGCGGCGCCTGTCAATTGACAGGCCTGCCGGAAATGACCAAACGGATCGTCTCCGGTCAGGTTCGAATCGGACGCCCGCTCGGCGTTCAAGGGCTCCCGGATGTTGCGAAAAGCCCGGCCTTTTCGGCTTCTGTCGGCCTGATGATCTATCCGCAGGTCAGCGGGATCGAACATTTTCGGCCGGGCGTCGGGCATGCCCCGACGGATGCTGGTTCCGATCGTTATATGCGGCGGGTCGGGCGCTGGCTGCGCAATAGTTTCTGA